A region of the Streptomyces sp. NBC_00442 genome:
TTGAGTTTGCTGACGGCCGAAGTCAGATAGTTGCGTACGGTGCCGGACGACAGGTGCAGCCGGGACGCGATCTGGCCGGCCTCCATGCCCTCGGACGCCAGTTGCAGCACCTCCCGCTCGCGGTCGGTGAGCGGGGACGGGCCCGAGTCGAGCGTGGCGAGCGCCAGCTGCGGGTCGATGACGCGCTCGCCCGCCGCCACCTGGCGGATCGCGGCGCACAGGCTGTCGGGGTCGGAGTCCTTCGGGAGGAACCCGGAGACGTGGGCGGCCAGCGCCCGTCTGAGGTTCCCCGGTCTGCCCAGACTGGTCAGGATGAGGGTGCGGCACTCCGGTACCGAGGTGTGCAGTCCCGCGGCGGCGGTGATCCCGTCGGTCCCGGGAAGGTCGATGTCGAGGACGGCGACATCCGGCCGCATGGCCATCGCGGTCGGCACGATGTCCGTACCCGACGACAGCTCGGCGACCACTTCCAGGTCGGACTCCAGTTCAATGAGCGACACCAATGCCTTGCGCAGCATATGCATGTCTTCGGCAATCAGAACGCGCACCATGGTGCCCCCCGTTGTGCTGGATCATGGGTCGGTCCCAGCGATTATGCAGTAGGCCACGAGGCGTGACCCGGGGCTGAGACTAATCCGGAACATGCCGTTTCAGGTCCGGTACGGGCGGATCGGCACCCGCACCTTTCAGCCAGAACCCGACCGAGGCTCAAGCGGCCGGTCCCATCCTCCCTCCACCCAGGCGCCGTCCGGCGGCCGGGGGGAAGGGAGAGGTGACGTGAACATGAACGGACACCCCAGCTCGGAAGGTGTTCTCTGACATGGCCGGCCGGGAAAATCAGGATGTTCCGGGCGGCTCGGGCCGCCGTCCCAAGGGCTCGTGGCGCCGCCTCATCGGCCGTTGCCTGCGTCCCGTGGGCGAAGCCCTCATGGTGCACGGCGGTGTCGACCTGTATCTGGCCGCCGCGGACGGGAACAGGGCCCGGCTGCACTCGCTCGACAGCGGGTTCCGTCTGACGCTGCGCACCGACGCCGACGGCCCGCCGCCCGGCCATCCCGAACGGCTGCGCCCCGATGTGCCGCTCACCCGTCAGGAACTCCTGCTCCTGCAGGACCTGCTGAACGAGGTGCCCGGACACAGAAGGTGAGCGGCCTGACCGCCGGGCACAGTTGATCTTCAAGTATCCGTCCAGTGGCGACGCGCAGAGTAGGGGGAGCCAACCATCCGTCCGAGCGTCAGGGAGCAGAGGATGACCCCAGCGAAGAGCTTCACGCAGGCACTGGCGGCGCGGTTCGCCGACCGGGCCGCACGGACCGCTCTGCTCTGCCTGGACGGTGAGGATGACGCCGAGGCGCGTACCTATCGCGAACTCGACGCACGGGCCAGGACCGTCGCGGCCGCGCTGGTGCGCCGCCGCGCGGCCGGCCGGCCCGTCCTCATCTCCATGGACGGCGGCCCGCACACCGTCGCCGCCCTCGTCGGCTGCCTGTACGCGGGCGCCGTCGCCGTGCCCGTGCCCCCGCCGGACACCTCGCGGGCCGCCGCCGAGCGCACCGCCGCGATCGCCGCCGAGACCGACGCGGCCGTCATGCTCACCGGGTCCGCGCACGCCCCCGAACTCTCCCGCCGCCTCGCGCGGGCCGGGCGGTCCTCGGTGGTGTGCCTGGCCGTCGACTGCCTGCCCGACGACGACGGCGACTGGCGGCCGCCCGCCCTCGACGGCGCCGACACCGCGCTGCTCCAGTACACCTCCGGGTCCACCGCCGCCCCGCGCGGCGTCCAGGTCACCCACGCCAACCTCCTCGCCACCATGGAGAGCCTGCGCACCGCGCTCGGCACCGACGAGGACTCCCGCATCGGCGGCTGGCTCCCGCTCCACCACGACCTCGGCCTGATCGGCCAGCTCCTGCACCCGCTCTGGCTCGGGGCCACCGCCGTCCTGATGTCCCAACACCGTTACGCGGCAGACCCGTTGAGCTGGCTGCGTGAGGTGTCCCGGCACCGGGTCACCGTCACCGCGGCCCCCGACTCCGCGTACGCCCGATGCCTGGCCGCCGTCACCGACGAGGACCTCGCCGCGCTCGACCTCGGCGCCCTCAGAACCGCGGTCAACGCCTCGGAACCGGTCTCCGCCGTCACCCTCACCGCCTTCGCCCACCGTTTCGCCGCCGCCGGCCTGCGGCCGGGCACCCTCGCCGCCGGATACGGCCTCGCCGAGGCCACGCTCCTGGTCAGCCTCGCCGACCGGCTGCCGCCCGCGCCGGCGATC
Encoded here:
- a CDS encoding DUF6059 family protein, coding for MAGRENQDVPGGSGRRPKGSWRRLIGRCLRPVGEALMVHGGVDLYLAAADGNRARLHSLDSGFRLTLRTDADGPPPGHPERLRPDVPLTRQELLLLQDLLNEVPGHRR
- a CDS encoding response regulator transcription factor; its protein translation is MVRVLIAEDMHMLRKALVSLIELESDLEVVAELSSGTDIVPTAMAMRPDVAVLDIDLPGTDGITAAAGLHTSVPECRTLILTSLGRPGNLRRALAAHVSGFLPKDSDPDSLCAAIRQVAAGERVIDPQLALATLDSGPSPLTDREREVLQLASEGMEAGQIASRLHLSSGTVRNYLTSAVSKLNARNRVDAIRIAREAGWLHSV
- a CDS encoding fatty acyl-AMP ligase, with protein sequence MTPAKSFTQALAARFADRAARTALLCLDGEDDAEARTYRELDARARTVAAALVRRRAAGRPVLISMDGGPHTVAALVGCLYAGAVAVPVPPPDTSRAAAERTAAIAAETDAAVMLTGSAHAPELSRRLARAGRSSVVCLAVDCLPDDDGDWRPPALDGADTALLQYTSGSTAAPRGVQVTHANLLATMESLRTALGTDEDSRIGGWLPLHHDLGLIGQLLHPLWLGATAVLMSQHRYAADPLSWLREVSRHRVTVTAAPDSAYARCLAAVTDEDLAALDLGALRTAVNASEPVSAVTLTAFAHRFAAAGLRPGTLAAGYGLAEATLLVSLADRLPPAPAIVSAEALERGELSPPLPGHPVRALAGCGSARGVTVRIVDPASSAVLPDGSVGEIWVRGEAVADGYWRRPLETSATFGHVTAFGEHGFLRTGDLGALRDGELYLTGRIKDALLVDGRTLHPQEAERQLAQSGAPFGSAVVLSAPAEREQIVAIQEIRGAGWSRGQLADLAERVRGCLHEEFGASLGGVVLVRPGTVRRTTSGKVRRSLMRELYLRGELRPLYASAPPYAAEGG